One part of the Borrelia coriaceae genome encodes these proteins:
- a CDS encoding BTA121 domain-containing protein surface lipoprotein: MIRGKPFSKAFSNFIRFKKLEGSSSTPKGINRTLTFGDMIYKLEHSGIGGVREVINLMQLVVCNLIIGFEQGYRAYSVDEFRNLLSDLGYDRVKEIVKVHLEIFKLLSEVELAIKDVEKFRSEYEFGMKFYSIILDYSLDLKKRFSSTNVDEIYNQVTAYDKVHKSRLNKLKEDIDDALDLDGKGLHKTLSDNERAIIGYLKRIVTDLSIGDNDCRTYLPDDFNLLLVKLGDLRVKEILEHFADILNPIFAIENIFYDMNRRKVLDLQARFASLIEHDPNDNPVLGLQVRFDSLMREYKLILKKLFSLSEPDDVYANIMSYDFHNSKYADEFNKLKVDLIWGVEFDKLYSNLSSDEVVEFDSIRNLVTDSSFESQYKEYFHNAFYKLLSDLGALSFYKIVRLCLDFIGKQKERQVIIDNIENTIAREVLQNSLDFCSKTYLFFLKNSFNAADSQGVYDSLTSDEQIAEFEKYLAGVDKKIAEFLKFIKIYKDLSAEELEALRFMLKVSNGINNIESNDHVGSDDTVFIWLNNSYLREVMRIMHISCRFLEEIKKFKEAFNNISTESLKENFRIEFDHCYNDYATNLREALYTVYTDIFYSVDYIGKITELRNRVLNVLKGETLEGALKSRLVEFQDEAIYGRFISVLTNPIDMENSKTYSLEEFYILLSQLGAAKLDEIINHLLSVSTKTVDNNSPSEYDLRLKEAFSYPTVDEIYEAAMSL, from the coding sequence ATGATTAGGGGAAAGCCTTTTAGCAAAGCTTTCAGCAATTTTATTAGGTTTAAGAAACTAGAGGGTAGTTCTAGTACACCTAAAGGAATTAATAGGACTTTAACATTTGGTGATATGATATATAAATTAGAGCATTCAGGTATTGGTGGGGTAAGGGAAGTAATTAATTTAATGCAACTTGTGGTATGTAATTTGATTATTGGTTTTGAGCAAGGTTATAGAGCGTATTCTGTTGATGAATTTAGGAACTTATTGAGTGATTTAGGATATGATAGGGTTAAAGAAATTGTAAAGGTTCATTTAGAGATTTTTAAACTACTATCAGAGGTTGAATTGGCTATTAAAGATGTTGAGAAATTTAGATCAGAATATGAATTCGGAATGAAGTTTTATTCTATAATATTAGATTATAGCTTGGATTTAAAGAAAAGATTTAGTAGTACTAATGTCGATGAGATCTATAATCAAGTTACAGCTTATGATAAGGTTCATAAGTCTAGGCTTAATAAACTTAAGGAAGATATTGATGACGCATTAGATTTGGATGGTAAAGGTTTACATAAAACTTTATCTGATAATGAGAGAGCAATAATTGGGTATCTTAAAAGGATAGTAACTGATCTTAGTATTGGGGATAATGATTGTAGGACGTATTTGCCTGATGATTTTAATCTGCTGCTAGTGAAATTGGGTGATTTAAGGGTTAAAGAAATTTTAGAACATTTTGCAGATATCTTAAACCCAATATTTGCAATTGAAAATATATTTTATGATATGAATCGTCGCAAAGTATTAGATTTGCAAGCTCGATTTGCTTCTTTAATTGAACATGATCCTAATGATAACCCAGTATTAGGTTTGCAAGTGCGGTTTGACTCTCTGATGAGAGAATATAAATTGATTTTAAAGAAACTTTTCTCTCTCTCTGAACCTGATGATGTATATGCTAACATTATGAGTTATGATTTTCATAATAGTAAATATGCAGATGAGTTTAATAAGCTTAAAGTAGATCTTATTTGGGGTGTAGAGTTTGATAAACTTTATTCAAACTTATCAAGTGATGAAGTTGTAGAGTTTGATTCTATAAGGAATTTAGTAACAGATTCTTCTTTTGAGAGTCAGTATAAGGAGTATTTTCATAATGCTTTTTATAAGTTGCTAAGTGACCTGGGGGCATTGAGTTTTTATAAGATAGTACGACTTTGTTTAGATTTTATTGGCAAACAAAAAGAAAGACAAGTTATTATTGATAATATTGAGAATACAATTGCAAGAGAAGTATTGCAAAATTCTCTTGATTTTTGTAGCAAGACATATTTATTTTTTTTAAAAAACTCATTTAATGCTGCCGATTCTCAAGGTGTGTATGATAGCCTTACCAGTGATGAGCAAATAGCTGAATTTGAAAAATATTTGGCTGGTGTGGATAAAAAGATTGCTGAATTTTTAAAATTTATCAAGATATATAAGGATTTATCAGCTGAAGAGTTAGAAGCATTGAGATTTATGCTCAAGGTATCAAATGGTATTAATAATATTGAATCTAATGATCATGTTGGGTCTGATGATACAGTTTTTATTTGGTTAAATAATTCATATTTACGTGAAGTTATGAGAATTATGCATATTAGTTGCAGATTTTTAGAAGAGATAAAAAAATTTAAAGAAGCATTTAATAATATTTCTACAGAAAGCTTAAAGGAAAATTTCAGGATTGAGTTTGATCATTGCTATAATGATTATGCAACAAATTTACGAGAAGCGTTGTATACGGTTTATACCGATATATTTTATAGTGTTGATTATATCGGTAAGATTACTGAGCTACGCAACCGGGTTCTTAATGTTTTAAAAGGTGAAACTTTAGAAGGAGCATTAAAAAGTAGGTTGGTTGAATTTCAAGACGAAGCGATATATGGACGTTTCATTTCGGTATTAACTAATCCTATTGATATGGAAAATTCTAAAACCTATTCTCTTGAGGAATTTTATATTTTATTAAGCCAGTTGGGTGCTGCTAAGCTTGATGAGATAATAAACCATTTGCTTTCTGTTTCAACAAAAACAGTAGACAACAATTCTCCTTCTGAGTATGACTTGCGGTTAAAAGAGGCGTTTAGTTATCCTACTGTTGATGAGATATATGAGGCAGCTATGAGTTTATGA